The DNA region GGTGTTACAACGGGATTTGAATTCGACATACCGAATTTGTCAAGAATATTCTTtaggtatgtctcttgagataagcataatctTGACTATTTTATATATCTTTGGATGTCAATCCTAATAATTCTGGCAGCAACTCCCAGATCCTTCATGTCGAACTCCTTATCGAGATTAATTTTCACCTTAACTACATCCTCGATATTGTTGTTTGCTATGAGGATATCATCCGCATAAAGtaacaaaataacaaatgaaCTTCCAGGTCGAAATCTTGAGTAAACACAATGCTCAAACTGGCTCCTAGTGGAACCTACGTGTGCCATGGAGTTTCACAGAATCACTGTGATTTAGGAGACCTACTCACGTGAGGTGAGAGGTTCTGCTTATGACCGGTGATGTTTGGTAGCAAGTGTATGATTATTGACGATTGTATGTTAAGGCGGTAGTGAGAGTTGTGCTCTTTTGGGGTGTTTAGAATATGTATTACTTGAGGTTCATTTGTTCTCCTTGAGATGAGATGTATTTATAGAGGTCTCTAAGACATAGAATTTAAGTCACCCTTCATGGTGTCAATCCATTCCTTCTTCTCCGGGGGAAGTTATTGACCACCTATGTTTTAGGAGTTAGCGGAGACTCCTTCTTTATTGACACCGCGTTAGGATTTCCTCTGGGTTGGTTTCCGAGTCATCCCCTAGGCGATGAAAATCCTGGATGAGGGCACCCTGCTGCTTTAGGGCATCCATAAAATATAACACTACACAAGGCATATACCATATTACCCTTTTCGATTTAAATATTGAACTCTTAAATATTTATCCTATTACGCAAGATGAGAAAATTCCATTTAGGTCACTCATATCCTTCAACATGATTTGTGGAGTACTCATAAACCGTCTTTGTAGTCATCCTATTATGGACAATGTTTAAATGACAATAAAGTATTTGAATCCGTATATATGGTCTATAGTGGTTTCAGATTGAAGGGTGGTATACAACATTATCACCttgagaataacttatgacattgGCATAATATTTTATGTAGTATTCTCATGGTGGGTCAATTcgatataaatattactcctaatatgTATACCTATATGAATAATTGATAACTCTTTATACATGATCTGTGTGATGTGATCACTAGTTGATCCAtataatagtctcaatgctttaataCGATCTCACTTCACAATAAAACTTGACTACTATTTTTTAAGAATTGTGTTATTATGTTTAACGGGGCCTCACGACTGAGTCACACTTAATACTTCATCAAACATACTAGTTACTATAgataattcaatacaagtaccaattttaacaaaataaaataaaataaaaaataaatgacTTATTATTAATAgataattcgatacaagtaccaaatTTTAATCACACAAGTTTTTTTAATAGAAAATTTCTTCTACCATTATTTCTCTCATTCTTTTATAAagtctttttctccagagttTCCTTAATGCCAAGAGAGTGAAAAGTTCAATCTGAGACTTATGTTGTATTATGTTGAAAGTGTTTATTCAAGAGTGTAGTTCTCTTGTGATCACCTTGTAATAAGATTTGAAGATTGCAAACTAAATCTAAAAAAGTTTGGGTGAAGATATTGAGTTGAGCCTATGAAAAAGTTATGATATATGTTGTAAGGTTTGTGGATTGATCTTGTTCAAAAGTTAAAGTTGTTGTGATGTTGTTTGGGTTGATCTTGTAAAATTCTCAAGATTGTTTTAGTGAAAATCTCAAGGGGGACTCTTAGGGAATGGAAAATGCCAAATGGTTTAGGCCAAACCAAGATAATTCTTTAGTGTGGCCTTTCTATCccatatctcttttatttttatattatcTATTTTATTTCCGCTACTTATTTATATATCTATTCTCTTCTCTATTATTCGATTGTCCATTATCTACTTTCTTCCACCATCTAacataaatatttttaaaatcaaaagttttataaattaattttttgGAATTTTGGAGTCACTTAGTCAACAACATGAATCTCTCCATTCTAAAGGGAGAATGTGGAATGCATCCGGTCGACATGTTAATTGATGTCGTGACTACACATGCATTCTTACCTTCATGGACGAATATTCAAGCTAAAATAAAATATTTGTAGCAAATGAAGATATCCATAAAACAACCGTCATATGACAAGGTGTGCCATGGATTTATGAGAAGTTGTTCATGCCATTTTTATTGAAGAATACATGTGACACTTATCAGAGATAAATAAATTTCATATTTTATGACCTCATTGGTAAAAGTATATATATATTATGTGGTGATCTAGTCGAACAACTTTCGAAATCATTTGATAAAATTTTAACAAGCCTTGAAACGAATGGCGTGGCATGATTTGAAGATGCATCCAACTAAGTGTATGCTTGGGGTCTCAACTAAGATCATTCTGAATTCACTAGTACATTACAAAGGTATGCAAATGTTCAAGAGAACAACTAAGGTAATCTtatggatctatgtgcttgcagGTACATCAGTCTGCAACCGTCAGATGACCATATTGGCTTTGATGATGACAATATCTTATATTTAACGACATTTAAGTCCTTGTCTATCAATAATAAAAAAtatctttttgagatcaaattTCAAACCACCTCAAAGATGACAACGCATAAGGTCAAATGACATTTGGTAAAGTCTTTGGTAACAATGTCCAATAACCTATGATGATGGCGTCTGATCAAAGAAGTTATTTAAAGCTTCATCAATTAAGAATGGTCAAGTTCCAAATAATATTCTAAATCAATGATGAATCAAGCAAGATAACTTGAAGCTCCAAagttgtgaaagagaggaagtgtgaaagaTCGACCAATCTTGTGCTCAGTGTGTGTCTGAGTGATTAGTTTAATGTAAATGTATAAAAGTATTCATCGAGATACTAAGGAAGccctctttctctctctctctctctcacgCACACGCTATACACACACGCGCGCACACATACACCcccaccacacacacacacacattcaAATATGTTTCGAAGCCTCTTTTATTTGATAAAAGACCTAATAATATTTTTATACGTGTCCTTAGTTGATTATTGACTTGTTTAATCAATTAGGGGAACTTTTTACATTTGTTAATCGATTACCATTTTAGGTTTAATTGATTAACACATTTGTAATGTGTATAATCAATTAGAGAAACATTTAATCAGAATAATGACGATGCAATTTAAAAATTTTCCCTATTAGGGATGTCTAATCGATTAACTAGGATTAATCTATCAAGACATTAAAAAAAATTGGATCATTTTCTTTTCAAGCCAATTTTTCTCCTTTATATAGAGGGTTTATCCTCTCTTTATTTTACATCAGATTTTGAATTGAAAACTTTTTTATCTCATTTTATACCTTATTCTTCTTTATTTTCTAATTCTTCACTAAAGTTGCCTTAGCGACAAGATAGTGAAAACACTTATGTGAGTTCAGTTGTACTAGCATTGTGTTAAGTTTGTATTCTACTAGAGAGGGTGCTTTCTCTTGATTTATATCTGTGTAACAAGTTTTTGTTTTGTTCTCAAGCTTATTCAGCTCTGCGTTTGGTTCTTGAGATTAGTCCGTTAAAGTCTTTGTTTGATTCTTGAGATTAGCATGATAAAATCTCTATTTGATTATTGAGTTTAGCATGTGAAAAAATATACTTAATCATAGCCTTATAAACACTTTATTTGATTCATGAGATTAAGGAGTTAAAATCTTTATTTTATTTGGTTCACGAGATTAATGAGTTAAAATCTTTTTTTGATTGTAAGAAGATTTGTGAGTTTAACTTGTAAAAAATTCTCATATCTTTTAATAGAATTCTCAAGAAAAAACTCTTAAGGATAAGAGTTAACCAAATAATTAGGCTTATAAATCTTTGATACATATTTTCTTCTCATGATCTTTTTATTTTCATCTCTTTATTTCCTTTACGTTGTACTTCTCTTTCTCTCCCTTTTTTTAATTCTTTATTTCTCTCCCTTTTTTTAATTCTTTATTTCTTATTCTATGCTTGTTTTATTAAATTAACTTAAACAGTTTTATAAATCAAATTTTTATTAGACATcattttttaatcattttttaaCCGGCACAACTCACGCCCATTGATGTTTGGAGTCACTTGATCTACATATTTTAGAACGAGGCCACCCCGCACCAAAAACGAGTTGGAATGTATCTTGGAAAATACTAAATTTATAGAGGTACATATTCACTTGGGGCTATGAAGGCCATTTCAAGAAAAACTAAGGCAACCTTAGAAGCGAGGCCACGATGCACTAAGGAAGAGTTGTAGGGTCTCTTGGAAAAGATTACCTTTATGAACAGGTTAATATCCACCTGGGGGATGAATGAATTTTCACCGCGTGAGGAGTCGACCAACCAAATGTCTTTGATCAAGTCAAGGAAATATTGGTTAATCCATAGGTGCTTGTACCATCAGTATTAGGAGAAGATCATTGAAGTTGTAGATTAAAGCTGAGGAGGAATGCATCAATTTTATGATGGCTTAAGATAGAGAATGATTTACTATTTCATTCAAATTCTATTCAATATGATTTGCAATGAATCACTATTGATTTCATGCATCATCTGTCTCCAATGCTTTAATTACTTAAAACCAAAAGCTGGCCATATATAATCATAAATGTAACTGATAATAACATATTTATACATATGTTGAGTTGGCTTTTTGCATGTGCTTCCAAGCTCAATAATGTGAGAAACTAACAATTTGTTGCATTTTGATATGGAGTTAACCCTATGATCAATTGTCATTAACAAATTCAATCAACTAATTTTCTAGTCACATTTTTTATGAGTATGCTTAAGTAGCTGCTACAAATCCTTCTTTAGAATCTCCAAACACTTGGTTCAGAATCATGGCTAATCGAATTCCACCTTGAGCAATTCGTTGCATCACAAATGGCATCCTTGAGTCGAAGTACTCTTCTGCAAAAACCACACATGCAACAAAATCCGTTAACATATAGTGAATCTGTTAAACTCGTGCTAACCGTAGTTGAACTAACCAAACCAATCGATAAGTGATTAAATTTATGGTTTGTAACTTTGAATTACCTGCAAGAGTTGTTCCGGATTTAACTCCTTCATAACCCCATTTGCAAGCAATTTGTATGCTCTCTTTAGCCCAACTACATGATTATTCCAAAACAATCACATTCAATATAAGAAATCTAATCATTAACAACAAAGAGCCAAATAGATTGATTGAATTCAAAGTGAAAGCGAAAAGGTTCTCACTTATTCACACAAAGAGATAGATCATTACAATGTTCCCAAGAAGCAACATCTTCTGACCAGATTCCCTGCATACAAGAAACAAtaacttgttgattttatttcGAATCAATCAAAAACTCCACGCGCGACAACAAAGTTTGATTATTCCTACATTGGTATAGTTCTTCTCAATGTCTTGGAGGAGGAGTGTCACATCTTTGTCATAATAATCTGCTAATGCAGTGAGAATAATTTCTCTGTCCCACACCTTATAATCATAAACAGCATAAAAACAAAAAGTCAGTTTCCTTCGCCTCCAAGAATCTTGAATTCGCTAAGCGAAACTGTTTCGTAAACAAGTTTTCTAGTAACATAATTTTATCTTACATGATGCAGATTAGATTTGTGCCTATACCAACGTAGATCAATCGCGTTTCCACCTTTGTCCGAGGTGAATCCAACATGCATCGGCTGAAAGAGAATAATAATTTTATCAAATTAACTTTATCGAGTGTATTCACTATTAATAAATATAAAATGAATAAAATTAAAGATCTTCGTGAGACAAACCTGATGAATATCTCCCATGAAGTGCGCCAAGAACAATAATGCCTCAGTCATATTATCTGCAATCACTTAAATAATCAATATTAAGTAAAAAATTTGAAAGAGAAAAAAATCATCGACACGGGACCCTTACATCGCCGATCAGAAGTTCCTTCTTTGTAATGTGAAAGTTGAGAAGTGAAATTTTTGACAGCTCCGGCGACACACATATCTTCATGACAGTCCCCTATGTTTGTTAACATCAACAAATTCTTGCATAAGTAATAAACATTTTTGAGATTTAATAAGAACATGAACATGTCAGATATCAAAATAACTAGATATAAACAACGCTTACTCGAATACTGAAAACCACATTTTTTATCGGGCGTGTCGATGAAATGAAGTGGACTAGTCCATTTATATTTGTACCAGTGTCTAATTTGGTCAGGCCATACACATAATGCTGATAAATTACCATTCACAGAGGGAGGTAACAAATGATGAATTGCTTCTGATGCTTCAGGCTTTAAAAGTGCCTATAAATTCGTAAAAAAATCGTATTTAAACATAAATTACTTTACGTTAGCGTTCAACCGATTTTTAATATGTTGTTACCTGTGCAATTAGACATGTCATTTCATGACCCTCTTTGCTCCATCCGATGACACCAGGTAGTATAATAAAAGAAGAACATAACAGCAACATAAATCCAAATGGAAGAGACAGTATCAAGCCTTTCAATCTAGCCATATCTAATATTTTCTAATGACCTTATATTTTTCAATTTGTTTTCCTTATGAAGGGTACATTACATTACATGCATATATATAGTTGCATTTATAGGAAAATTAGCTTCAAAGGACACGTTATGGGAATATTATTGAGTACAAGATTGAAACACCTATGTGTTTAAGTTAAGTTTCAAGTTGACCTTAAGTACTATTGAAATGGCATATTCTGGTATATACAAGGTAGAAGAGACATTATATAATATGTAAATAATTGAGACATGTGAGAAAGTGTTGTGAATTGGGTGTTGAGTAAAAGGAAGCATAATTTGAGTTTTGAGAAATTGGAGTTCTTTGCTTATGGTACACTGTTACCTACCTTACCTACATGCAATTGCAAGCAACATGTTTGTGATCACACGATATCCATGACTCAATGATGCAATTGTAAAACTAATTTCCTAAAAATTTATAATTGAGTTAACATATTTGCGAAGTCGAAGTTAGTTCTGAGCATCTATTAGAGTTATATTTTTAGAGATAGAATTAGTTTCAAGGTTGAGTGTAATATTCCGTTTTataccaaaaaaatatatttgtATATTCTCATGTAAAACtgatttaattttaaaaattaattatgATTTAAAATTAGAAATTAGAGTTTTTGGCTTTCAgaattaattttaatattattttgTATTCAATTTAATTTTACATTGAAAATCAATTTATTGTACCATAAAACTAAACATACAATAAATATTGAAGCCAATAAATTTTGAGATTTTATGCTAACACCCACATTTTGACCCCATACACTCCTATATATTTTCACGATACCTATATTATTTGTCAAAATTTTATCAAAAAGTTCGAGCGAAAAATAGAACAAGTAAAAAGGTCAATACAAATCATAAAGTTTAgtaatatatataaaaaaatctGATATACCGTATATTTCAAGCAACTAATATGTGGTGAAATAAATCGGATTTTAAAAAGATAAAAATTTACCAGGACTTTCGTTAAACATTGAAAAATCCTATAGTTATAAAAGtattgattttttttcaaaattagCCATAAAAAATCAGACTTTTAGTGAATCTCTTAAAAAAAATGATAGTTTAAATTGAAGGGTTGAGATTTTGCCGACAGTTTTATACGCCTACGATTGCACCGACCGTTTTGTGAAGTCTAGAATGAATCCAAAGTTGTAGAAATAAAGGTCGTGTGTTGTTAAGTAAAACATTTTACAATGCTTCCGTTTTTTATTAAGGCACAAGTGTATTTCAATGGGGTGAAACCTCTTATAGAGTTTTGGCTCCCAGAGGGCACCACATGTCTCGTCCTCCTAAGATTCAAGTTAAATAATATATTATCCGACACCGAGAACAAAAAGATGAGTAAGATCGAGTTTCGTGCAGACTGAACTGATATTCATGAAAAATGTGAAATGCAACTTTATTGAATCGAAGACCGATGAAGATTTGAAAGTTATGTGGAAACATATCAATGTAGACAAACTAAGGGATCGATCGAGTTTGATGTAATAATTTCTAGATCTGTCGACGACATGATCAAGATGTTGGAATGTCAAGAATCAACTGATAGTGTTTAGGTTTTCTTATTTAGTCTTATTTTTTAAGTTATGTAATTATTTGTCTAAATTATGTAATCATTTGTCAAATGTTGTTATGTTCATTATGCAATAATTGAATTGTCAAAATGTTATCCAACAAACCATGTTGTGCAAGTGTGTGAGTAATACCACACATAATATACAAATAATACAAAAAATGATAGTAAGGTCTAAATAGGCCCCCCACATACTAGATGTGTTGCATGCGATGCCAAAGTATAAACCTCACAATCTGGGCTCACCAAACCCATGATGTTATCCATAATGACTACTATCATCTGCCAGTGCTAAGCCTCATCCGCACCACGTGGATGCGACAACACATCATCAGAAGGCCCTTTAACATGAGAAGGTCCACCATGAGAAAGTACAACATCATCTTCATGTTGTCTGGGTGAGATGATACGAGGGTGTGATATAGTAAGGTTCCATTCCAAGTACCCATCCACACACTCCACAAGGAACTGAACATCCACTACATGTTCTCTAACGGCACATGCCGAACCCAAATTGTGACCAACAAACTAGTTATGAATTCCTTCATATGAAATAACATGGAATGGTCATGGGATTTTCTGGGCATATTCAAACTGGCGCAAACACCTCTTAGGTAAGTGTAAAGCCACTAAGGTCTTCCATCGCAAATTAAAAAAACATTTAAGTGTCATTAAGCTCATGATGCACTTTATGGTCTGCTTATGGTGTCCAGTTTACACTATCTGCAGTTAGTGTAACAATCCTCTTCATGTACTCTGCAACACCTCACAGGTGTGCATGCCTGCCCCTCCATCTTTTGGGCATTGCGGACTCAACAATGGTAAAAAATAATTTGCCTTTCACAAAATGGATGGAAAATGCTCGTATATCCAGCACTGCACAATAACATGGACTCAGATAACCAACAAAAATGTCATAAAGAGAACTAAAATAGTAAGAAATAATAGTTTTTTATACCTAAAACAGGCTCATATAACCGGTAAGTTGCcttataaaaaaataattttcaCTCCAAACACAACATATATAACAGTCAGTGCAGCACACCCGCATACCCAGCTACAATGCTTAAGGAGACGAAATAACCACATGTACTTCGCATCGACATAAACATGTGACTTATCCTCTAAGATAGTACATCTTATAAGATGTAGCATGTATACCATAACGGTTGTCTCATACATACCCTGATGCACTAGATCGACATACATATCATGTAGCTAAGATAGGCAAAAGTGAGCACCCTTATTAAAACTAAACTCATTTATCACTTACTCCTCAGTAACCCCAAGTCATGTACAACAGTCATACATGCAAGCTCTTGGCTAATGATAAGAGCGATGAAGAAACTACCTACCAGCGGAAGATGGAACAGAGATGAGACATCATCCAATATAATTTTCATCTCACCACATTTAAGATGGAAGAAAGATGTCTCCTTGTTCCATCGCTCAACAAAGGTTGCCAATAGATGACCATTGATCATTGTCAACAAACATTCCACGAAGATCACAATCATAAATAGTTACCTTGACTTCCTCTAGCGTCAGGACATCTAAGAACATCTTCTCTCCCTCCCCCTATGAGCGGGCACCTTCAGCGGAGGGCGGTCCTGTAAAAAACAAAGTAAAAAACGTCATTTATTTTCAACGTATGAATAATAAATAAAGTCATATCATTAGCATATCATATACATACCTCTCCTTGGCATAATTTGAATGCCACATGATCAACATATCTAGTGAGCGAGCACAAAACAATCACTGGACCCTATAAGAAAACTTTCATCTGCGTGTACAAACAACTCTATCAAAGCCGCAGCAGTGACCTTTGTCTCAATCCGAGGAGTAACATTCATATCATTCGTAGCAGGTGCCTCAATAGCAGTTTGCGGAGTAACCTCTATAGTAGTCGGAGCCTCTGTCTCTGAAGGATGTGACACCTCTATCTTGGCCACCATCTGTCTGTCATTCTCACAACTGCTTGGACATCCTTAACAACATGGCCATCATCATGATTTCTACTCTATCTAACAACATGCATAAACTATCTACATCAGATACTACGGGGTACACAAAATTGTTAGTCCGGCAATTGCCTCTTGCGAGAACCGATCAGAGATACTCTACTCGCCCAGAGATGCGAGACATCAACGTTATTGTCCCTCGCTTGAGCCCTCGTTGCAACAACTTCAGTTCTATCATGGTACCGATAAGCAATCATGCAATTCGATCCTCTAGTCCTTACtcaaaaaacaaaacaaaaatatttaacctaccaaattttttgaaaaattcgGTTAAACCATGACAATTTTCGGATTTATTGAAAAAACCAATACAAACAATACGTGTTACCATATTTTTTGAAAAAACCATTAAAATGCCTACTcttttctgattttttttttaaaatctataaaaaaccatgcttttttttaatcaaattttcaaaaaattcaaaaaaatattaGCATTTTATCTATTCTTTCAAAAGAATCTGATAAAAATGCATGCAAAACATGTGTTTTTACCGGGTATTTCCAAAAATGCGGTAAAAATTCTTGATTTTTATCTAAAGATCTGATGCAAACACATAAATTTGATAAAAAATGATTCTTATTAGTCATAAATGCGAGTTTTTCCCCATATACCCCAAAGTTGAAAATAAATTCTCACTTTGCCCCACTATGATTTTTTTTCCCAATCTACCCCTTTTTATTATTGGGCTCGTCCATCCATTGAACGAGGGCATGAAGGCCCATTGCGCCTTGTGTGGCCGACGGAATGAAgaactttttttttaattttttaatatttttaatattttattaaatagttttctaattattattaaatattttttaattaattctatatttaattaatataattgattttttaaaaaataataataatttttttataaaaatatttaaaataaaatgtaaataataatagttttttatgataataatttttttttgatattattatttttaaaatattaataataaaaatgattattttttagaatattaataatagaaataataatTCTTTTTTAATTCGTAAAAAATATTCCGAATATAGGTTAAAATCTTTTATAATTTAAGACGGATAAAATAttatttatcaatttttttaaattatttgggacaaaaaaatatcatttattaaaaaaaataatacTTTACATAAATGAGTATACAAGAGACAGAAAAGAAAAGACGAAttcaaataataaaaatatgTGATATGAAATAATACGAATACTATTGTCATTATTATAAGTAATAATTTTTTTTAGATATAGTAAATAATTAAAGTATTATAATGATTAGATATATCATTTATTCAGtaaaattttttttaaaaaaatcttaTTTATAATAATGACAATTATTTACCTATTTCTAACCTTATCTA from Lathyrus oleraceus cultivar Zhongwan6 chromosome 1, CAAS_Psat_ZW6_1.0, whole genome shotgun sequence includes:
- the LOC127082690 gene encoding endonuclease 1, encoding MARLKGLILSLPFGFMLLLCSSFIILPGVIGWSKEGHEMTCLIAQALLKPEASEAIHHLLPPSVNGNLSALCVWPDQIRHWYKYKWTSPLHFIDTPDKKCGFQYSRDCHEDMCVAGAVKNFTSQLSHYKEGTSDRRYNMTEALLFLAHFMGDIHQPMHVGFTSDKGGNAIDLRWYRHKSNLHHVWDREIILTALADYYDKDVTLLLQDIEKNYTNGIWSEDVASWEHCNDLSLCVNNWAKESIQIACKWGYEGVKSGTTLAEEYFDSRMPFVMQRIAQGGIRLAMILNQVFGDSKEGFVAAT